The following is a genomic window from Methanococcoides sp. AM1.
GGTGTACATGAACATTGATACAAAGCCAATGAACTCACCGAACTCACCCATACCAAGCAGGTGGCTCTGAAGTCTTGAGAGCTCCTCGAGGATGACCCTAATATATTGGGACCTTTCCGGAACTTCGATATCTGCAAGTTTCTCTACAGCACCAACGTATGCTTCTTCGTTGGTCATTGCTGTTAGGTAGCAGATCCTATCAACGATAGGAATACCCTGGAGATACGTCTTGTTCTCTAAAATCTTTTCAATACCCTTGTGAATGAAGCCTAACTCAATCTCAGCATCAACTACAGTTTCTCCCCTGAGCCTCAGGTTCAACCTGAAAGGTCCGGGCTGCATTGGGTGCTGTGGTCCGAGGTGGACTATCATTTCTGATGGGCCTACATTTTCATCCATATTTAAGCCTCACACCAAATTTCTGGCAGTCGTGTTCGGGAAGCCTTCATAATCTTTTCTCAGAGGCCAATCCCCTAACAGCTCCTCTGGAAGAACAAGCTGTCTGAGGTCCGGGTGGTTGTTGAACTTAACACCGAACAGTTCGTAAGTTTCTCTTTCGTACCAGTTTGCATTCCAATAGACAGGAACAATGGACTCGATCTCCGGAGCATCCCTTGGAAGCTTCACCTTGATGGTAAGCAACACAGGATGGTCGTATGAAGCTATGTGATAAACAACAACGATCTCGTCTTTTTTAGGATAATCTATTGCAGTTTCGCTTGAAAGATGGTCAAATGCAAGTTCATCTTTCAGGTACTGGCAAACATCTTTGATCTTTTCAGGTTCCAGGTAAGCAGATATCCTTATGTCAGAATCTACTTTTGCGTCCGTAAGGGAATCCTGGAACTTGTTGACCAATGAATCAATAATGCTTTTTGCATCCATGATATAACCTCAATAATCCGTCCCATGGTCCTTTTTAGCCATGATCTTCTTCTGAAGCTCAAGGAATCCCTGAAGCAGGGCTTCCGGCCTTGGTGGACATCCTGGAATAAAAACGTCTATAGGGAACAATTTGTCAATGTTCTGCACTGTACTGTAGGATTCATAGAAAGGACCACCACTAATAGAGCAGTCACCCATGCATATTACCCACTTTGGTGCAGCCATCTGTTCCCACAGTTTCTGGAGTGCAGGAAGGTACTTCCTTGTCACGTATCCACTGATGATCATGACATCTGCGTGCCTTGGGGAATTACGTGGAATGATACCGAACCTGTCAGTATCATAGTGAGCACAACCTGTAGCGATCATTTCCACACCACAGCAACCCATTGGCTGAGTCATGAACCATAGGGAATTTTTCCTACCCCAGTTTATTGCATCCTGTGCTTTTGTCTTTTTCAAGAAATCAGTGATAGCCATGGAAGTGGTGGTAATGACACCTGGAATCTCTTCCACGTACTCCTCCTGATCCTCTACTGGTACATTATCGTTTAATTCATCCATTTAAGAGCACCCTTCTTCCATAAGTAGGCATATCCAAACAACAAAACGAAAATGAAGATCAACATCTCAACGATCGCTGTTACCATATCGACACCATTGCCTATGTATACCATAGCCCATGGGTAAAGGAAAAGAACTTCGATATCGAACAGAACGAATGCGATCGCATAAAGATAATACTCAACATTGAACTGTATTCGCGCATCTCCTAACGGATCGGAACCACATTCATAGGTCGCATATTTATTAGGTGATTTGCTTCTGGGGCTTAGCAACTTGACCATAGCCATTGTTGCAGGTGGCATCAGAAGCGAAACTACAAGAAACACAGCAACCGGAATGTAACTATTGATAATATTGCTACTATCGATTATTACTGACATGATGAATCACCTGATGATTACTAATCGTAGATATTACAATCGTAGATATAGTATTCTCTATATAACTATTTCCAAAAAAGAGTCATTCATGATAAAACATGACGATATATAGCATAGAAAGTATACAGAATGAAAGAATAAAATAAGTAATAGATATTTCTATTTTGAGTAATAATAAACAGGATTTACAACAAATAATAGGAATGATAAAAAAAGCGATCAAAAAATATTAATAAAAATAAGAATGCTGAGAAGCAGGTAACATCCTACTTCCCCGTTCTTCAGACCATTTTTGGCGAGAAGTATTTCTTTATCATTGCACCACAGTTCGAGCAGGAGATCACGAGCCATTCGCCAACTTCTTCCGATTCATACTTGTCAAAGATGGATGAGCCGCAACTGGGGCACATATAATGCTCCTTAAAGTAGTAATGATAGAACTGAGGAGTCTGCTCAAGCCAGTCAAGAACTTCATGCATGCGCTCAAAATAACGCTGTTTTGAAGGTGTCTTGCTTTCCTGAATAGCATCTTCAGCACGCTCAGTGACACCTTTTGCATATTTATGCGATTTAGAGGTTATCTTCTTGTAATCGCTTACATAGCGGGTAGTATTGTCCAGATAGTGCAGATATCCTTCATGTGCTTTTGGTTTTGAAGCATCCTGCACGGTCTTCATGAAATACTCGCCCATTACATCTTCCATAATATCTGCACATGCAGTACAGATATTATAGCCCTCATATTGCTTATAGTCCTGATCTTCTCCGCAGATCACGCATTTTTCCATATAGGACACCCCCTGCAGTAATTCTTATTTGACCAGTACAGGCTTCATAGCTTCCCTTGTGAACATGATCGGGAAGATGTTAAGTACTCCAAGCAGGTCTCCTGCACGAACCTTTCCGGTCTCCTGTCCGAAAACATAGACATATTTGATCGTTCGTGGCTTCTCAACAAGACAGTTACCTTCCTTGGAAGCTACCTTCAGGACAGAAGCTACCGCGTGGTAAGTAAAAGCACACGGAATTGCAAGAGTATCCGCATCCAGTGTGACCTCCTGGATAGCGATCTTCTTGTATTCGCCAGCACGGAGTTCTACATCCTCATCAGAGATCATCATCCCCCACTTCGCACGGGTGGCGATAGTGAATTCATAGGGTGCGGCCTTGAACTTCTTTGAAATCAATTCACCGTCTTTACGAGCTACTACTTGTATCGTTTCCGTGGACATAAAATCACCATAATATATGTTGGTATTTTAGTATAAATAGATTATCATTATTGTTAATGAACAATTTAAAGTTGACACTAGCAGAAGTTAAAAAAAGAATTGAACCAGGTACCCAAAATAATAACTATAAGATAATATGGCATTTCAATATTAATAATTATTTCAAGACTGCCATATAGAAAAGAGCAGATTCAAAAATGAAGCTTCAATTAATTGCTGACATATGAATTGAACAAAATCCTTTTGAGCATTGAAGGACTTAAAAGGACCAAACTCGAGGGAAATTAATGAAAGTCAATGAAAACTGTGTTGGATGTGGCCAGTGCACTGCATTTTGTAAAAAGGATGCGATCATTGTTAAAAGTAAGGCACATATCACAGATAAATGTGTAGAATGCGGAATATGTGCAGCATACTGCCCCATGAAAGCTATAGAGGTAGCTGAATGAAGGTCATAGTGATAGGTGCGGGACTTGGCGGTTTGCTAAGCGCGGCAAAATTATCAGGATCAGGATATGATGTTGAAGTCTTTGAACGCCTGCCTATGACAGGAGGACGGTTCACCAATATTGATGTTAAAGGATACAAATTGACCACAGGCGCGCTCCACATGATACCACATGGCCCCACCGGACCATTGGCACAACTCCTCGAGGAAGTGGGCGCAGAGGTCACCATCGAGCGCGATGAAGGAATGGCTTTCATGCGCATCTTCGAAGACATTGAGAACAACATTTATGAAGACGTACCTTTTGGAAAGTTCGGAAAGATGTTCTCACTCTGGAACAGGATAAAACTTGCATTTTTCATGATGACCACCAGAAGAAATCCCCCCAGAGACTGCTCCTTTGCAGAATGGCTTTCAAAGCACCTCGATGAACCTCTTGCACATCAAATGGCAGATTCTTTCTGCGGCTGGGCCCTTAGCCTGAAAGCAGCTGATGTTCCTGTGGAAGAAGCATTTGAGATTTTTGAGAAACTATACCGCCACGGCGGTCCCGGAGTGCCGATCGGAGGCTGTAAAGCTGTTACTGATGCACTAGCGGATGTTGTCAGGAACAATGGTGGAACCATACATACTGATAAAGAGGTCTCAGAGATCATCATCGAAGATGGAAAAGCTTCAGGCGTCATTATAGACGGTCAAAAATATCCTGCAGACCTTGTTCTCAGCAATATCGGACATAATTTCACACATGGCCTTTGCAAAGATGTTGATATTAACGAGGAACACCAGCAGTACCTGAACAAAATAAAAGTAATAAAGCCTTCTGCCGGAGTTAAGATCTGCCTTGCTGCAAATGAACCACTGATCGGACATGGAGGCGTTCTGTTCACACCCTCGGCCAGACGTGTGAATGGTATCAACGAGGTTACCAACATCGATCCTGATCTTGCACCACAAGGCAAACACCTTGTTATGGCCCACCAGACAACCCAATGGAATAGGATCCCTTATCTGGAGGATGAGATCGACTTGGGCATAAAGGATCTTAACGAGATCTTTGCAGGCAAGGATTTCGACGTGCTCCTCACACAATCCTATTATAATGGCTGGCCTGTCAACAGGTCATCATCAGGTTCAGACATCGGCAATACAACACCCATAGAAGGATTGTACGTAGTGGGCGATGGTGCAAAAGGCAAGGGCGGCATCGAAGTTGAAGGCGTAGCCCTTGGTGTAAAGAACACCATGAATCTCATTCTGGACAATTAAAACCTGAACATAAATCATTTTGATGGCGGAGCGCTAACCGTCAACAAAATTTTACCATTTCTGCTCAAAGAGAACTGCCACCATCAGCATATTTCCATTATTACTTTGACCTCTGGAAACCCGGTATGATATTTTCCAACACATTTTAGTTATTACCAAAATTTACCCTCAGGTATGATCTGCATCACAAATGTACCTTCGATTAAACTTATGTACTAATTCCTTCATTCATTCACCAATTATGCCCGAATTTGTGACCTTCTCACGCAATGTTTTCATCCCTGTTACGAACATTTGCAGGAACCGTTGCGGATATTGTACCTTCAGGCGCGACCCGGACCACCCGGAAGCCCGTCTTATGAGTGCAGAAGAGATTATACAGATCCTGAAAAATGGAAAAGAAGCAGGATGTACTGAAGCGCTTTTTGTTTTTGGAGAATATGCCGAAGAGGTTCCCGAATATAGAAAGGAACTTAAAAAAATGGGCTATTCCAGCACCATTGAGTATGTCACTGAACTTTGTGAACTTGCCATCGAGATAGGAATGTTGCCGCATACCAATGCAGGCATTCTCACCCGGCATGAACTCGAGATGTTAAAACCACTAAACGTTAGCATGGGCCTTATGCTGGAAACAACTGCAGAACTGAAAGCCCACAGTGAATCTCCCGGAAAAGCTCCTTCAAAACGGATCGAGATGATACGCACTGCCGGAGAACTGCAGATACCTTTCACAACAGGCATACTGGTAGGCATCGGAGAAAGCATAGAGGACAGGAAGCATTCCCTGGAAACCATCGCAGCGATCCATAAAGAGTTCGGACATATCCAGGAAGTCATCATCCAGAACTTTATGCCTAAACCGAACACACCGATGGCAGATCATGCCCCACCTGCAAAAGAAGAGATGATTCGGACAGTCTCCCTTGCGCGAGAGATACTACCGGATGATGTCTCTGTTCAGGTCGCACCAAATCTTATTAAGCCCCATATACTGATACAAAATGGAGCTACCGACCTTGGAGGAATTTCTCCCACCACCATCGACTGGATCAATCCCGAAGCAGAATGGCCAAGTGTGATCGACCTTCAGCAGATGACAGGAGGGATACCCCTGAAGGAAAGATTACCGATATATCCACATCATATTAGGAAAGGCTGGTATAGCAACGACCTTTCTGACCTAATCGAAACACTTACCGATAAAAACGGATTCAAGAGGAAACAGCAATGATCCCTGAAGATATCGTAGAAAGAGCATACATGGGTACCACTACCAAAGAAGATGCTCTTAAATTACTGGAAGTGAAACCCTTTGAACTATATGCACTGGCAGACAAGCTAAGATATGAAGCAGTTGGAAATAACGTCACCTACGTTGTCAACCGTAACATCAATTTCACCGACAGATGTGTCGGAACATGTGGATTCTGTGCATTCAAGGATAAAAAGGGATACCTGCTCTCACCTGAACAAATAAGGGAAAAGATTGATGAAGCAATTGCATCAGATGCCACCGAACTGTGTATTCAGGGAGGATTGATGGAGGATGTAAAACTCGATCTCTACCTGGACATTCTCAGGGCAGTAAAAGAAGACCACCACCACATCCATACTCATTGTTTCTCACCAATGGAAGTTTACCATGCTGCCACTTCCAATGGACTGACCATTGAAGAAACCCTGGCTGAACTTAAGAAGAACGGATTGAACACCATGCCAGGGACCGCTGCAGAGATACTGGCAGACCGGGTGCGCGACATCATCTGCCCGGAAAAGATCACGAGACAGCAGTGGATAGACATAGTAACATCCGCACACCGGGCAGGGATACCCACAACTGCCACGATGATGTACGGACATGTAGAAACATGGGAAGAACGCATTGACCACATACTCGCCATCCGTGAGATCCAGAAAAATACCATGGGCTTCACAGAGTTCGTGCCACTTCCCTTCATGCCTTACAATAACAGGATCGGAGAAGAGATGCTTAAAAACGGCCAGTTCATGACGACAGGAGTGGAAGACCTGAAAGTATATTCACTTGCACGCATTTTACTCAATACACATATAGAGAATATTCAGGTAAGCTGGGTAAAACTTGGAAAGAAGCTTGCACAGCTTGCCTTGCTATGCGGTGGCAATGATCTTGGAGGCACACTAATGGAAGAAAGTATTTCGAGATCAGCAGGTGCATCTAACGGGGAAGTCATCACAGTGGAAGAGCTCGAATGGATCATAAGGGGTGCGGAAAGGACACCTGTCCAGAGAGACACACTTTACAGGAGCATATTATAATGACAATTCCCGAAGATATCATTGAACGGGCCTACAAAGGAAGTGCAACAAAAGAAGATGCACTTAAACTTCTGGATGTAAATCCCTTTGAGCTTTACGCACTGGCAGATGAACTCCGCAAGGAGGCTGTCGGGGATACAGTGACCTATGTCACAAACAGGAATGTCTACATCACCAACATGTGCAAAGGAAACTGTGGATTCTGTGCTTTCAGGGAAGGTGAAGGATACATCCTGACCATCGAAGAGATACTTGAGCAGGTCGGGCAGGCAGAAAAGGCCGGTGCTGTGGAGATCTGCATCCAGGGCGGTTACCTCCCACAACTCGACCTTGAATTTTACAATGAGATCGTAAAGAGCATACACACCACCTATCCAAATATGACCATACATGGATTCTCCCCAATGGAGATCCATTATGCATCATCCCTTTCAGGAACACCTCTTGAGGATGCTTTTGCCGAACTGAAAAAGAACGGACTGGGCACACTTACCGGAACATCTGCAGAGATACTTTCGGACCGCGTTCGAAAGATCATATGCGAGGATAAGATAACAACCGACCAGTGGATAGAGACAATCAAAGCCTCCCACAGGGTCGGCTTGCGTACCAATGCCACCATAATGTACGGTCATGTGGAAACATGGGAAGAACGGTTCGACCATATACTGACAGTGCGTAATATCCAGGAAGAGACCGGAGCATTCACCGAACTGATAACAATGCCTTTCATGCCTTACAACAACCGTGTTGGTGAGGAGATGCTGAGTTCAGGGAAGTTCATGACCACCGGAACGGAGGATCTCAAACTAATAGCAATTGCAAGAGTTCTGCTCAACAAACAAGTGGACAACCTTCAGGCATGCTGGGTCAAGCTCGGCAAGAAGCTTGCACAGGTAGCTTTATCCTGTGGCGCAAATGATCTGGGAGGTACACTTATGGAAGACCAGATCACTCTTGCATCCGGAGGAGCGAACGGGGAATACCTATCACCGGAAGAACTGGAGTGGATCATCACAAGTGAAGGCCGCAAACCGATGAGAAGGAATGCATTATACGAGGAAATCTAATATGCGGGCAGTGATCCCATATAAGAAAGAGAATGCCAAATCCAGGCTATCTCCGGTACTTTCACAGACAGAACGTGAGGAATTCGTCGAACTCATGTTAAGGGATGTGGTCAGCTCATTAAACTCCGCAGGGATCACAAAAATAGACATCCTTACCACCTCCAGTGAAGGAGTGCCCGATGATCTGGATATAGATCTTATTGTAACCGACCCCGGACTTAATGCATCTATCAACTCATACCTGCAAAATGTTGATGAACCAACCATGATCATCATGGCAGATCTCCCCCTTGTGAGAAGCAGTCACATCAAAAAAATAGTATCATATCCCGAAGATGTTGTTATAGTTCCCGGGAAAGGTGGTGGTACAAATATACTGTTCATCCGGCAACCAAATGATTTTACAGTAAAATACCATGGCTGCAGCTTTATAAGCCATTATGAGATCACAGAAGACCTTGGGAAGAGCATACGGATCTTTGACTCATTCCTTGCAAGTATCGATATCGATGAACCTCATGATATTGTAGAGCTACTCTTATACGGAAATGGCCTTTCAAAAGAATATGCTGAAAAAAGATTTTGTGCCGAGACAGGTAAAGGGCGCGTGAAGATATCATCGCTTTCAAAGCTTTCTGATTTCATCTGAGATCCAGTGGAGATACTTATTTTCACCATTTATCTCCCATGAAATTATGCATGGTAGCTCATAGCTGTGAAGCGATACAACGGTTTCTTTAATTTCCTCGAATCTTTCAGAGGTCGTTTTCAACATCAGTGCAACTTCATTATCCTCCACCATTTCATCGTTCCACCTATAAATGGAATTTATCGGATAGATATTAGCACATGCGGCAAGCCGCCTTGACACCAGTTCTTTTCCAAGCATGCGCGCTTCGTCCATATTTCCGGCTGTAATGTAAACTATAATATGTTGCATAATACAAAATATTGGCAGAGAACATATCTAGATATCGTCTGCTCATCTGCAGGTGACATATACTATCGGGCATGAGGAGTCATAATATAACTCAATGTTAACAAACATATGAGAAATATGCAAGACATTAGTCTCGAAGGTTACAAATGTTTACAACCGTGTCCAAAAAAGACATATTTTTTCTTATTATTAGCTTCCGAGAAATAATCACATATAAAAATTTCCATAAGCCAGTGAGCAACTCACGAAACCTATATTATTGTCGAAGTAATAATGGTACATCACATCTGACTATCGGTGATAATGAATGAGCATCATTATAAATAAATATAAATGTGGGTACTGCGGTGCATGTGTGGGCGTCTGCCCAACTGGAGCATTAGAGCTCATCGAAACATGGATAGAAGTAGACAATAAATGTACAGGATGTGGCATCTGCCAGAAGATATGCCCACTTGGAGCTATCGAGGTGGACAGATGAAAAAAGAGTATGATCTTATTGTAGTTGGTGCAGGTCCCGGAGGATCCATTGCTGCCAAAACCGCTGCAAAGGAAGGACTTGACGTACTTTTGATAGAGAAAAGACAGGAGATCGGAGATCCGATCAGATGTGCTGAAGGAGTGGGCAAATACAACCTGAAGCAACATATCGAACCTGATCCCAGATGGATATGCGCAGATCTGAAAGGTTCACGCATATTTTCCCCGGATGGAACTGAGATCGAAATGGCAGAAGAGATCGCAGGAGGAGAGGTTGGATATGTACTTGAAAGAAAGATATTCGACCGGGCACTTGCAAACGAGAGTGCTATTGCCGGGGCAGAAGTGATGGTCAAGACCAGGGCCACTGACCTTATAATTGAGAATGAGACAGTCTGCGGTATCAAGCTCATGCATATGGGTGAAGAATATGAGGTGCGATCAAAGATCGTCATCGGTGCTGACGGAGTGGAATCAAAGGTCGGCCGCTGGGCAGGAATAGACACATCAGTAAAGCCCGCAGACATAGAAACATGTGCACAATATCTGGTATCCAATGCAAATATCGATCAGGAATTCTGTTATTTCTACCTTGGGAATGAGATCGCACCTGCAGGGTACATATGGTTGTTCCCAAAAGGTGGCAACAAAGCCAATGTTGGAATTGGAATACTGGGTAGTAAATCCGGTGAAAATAGACCTATTGATCTTTTGAATGAATTTATTGAAAAGAACATGCCTGATGCAAAGATCATCGAAATGGCAGTCGGAGGAGTACCTGTATCAGGTTCCATGGACAGGACAATTGCCAATGGCCTTATGCTTGTCGGCGATGCCGCCCGACAGTCAGACCCTATCACCGGCGGAGGTATCATTAATGCCATGGATGCAGGAAAGATCGCCGGAGAAATTGCTGTAAAAGCAATAAAGAAAGGAGATTATTCTACAACTACCTTGCAGGAATACGAAGAACTCTGGAGAGAAACAATTGGCAGGGAGATCGACAACAGCCTGGTAGTCAAGGAAACATTTGTCAATTTCACAGATGACGACCTGAACTCACTTGCTAACTCGCTCAAGAACGTTAACTTCACAAGCATGAGCCTTATGGACCTCTTACTTGCTCTTTTCAAGGCAAACAAGAAACTTCTCTGGGACCTCAGAGGACTCTTTAAGGACATTGTTAAGAACGATATTGACTTTAAATATAGATCCTGATCCGACATTTTTTTGTTCCATTCTGAAAATGGATGGAACAATATCTCATTTTGAATTATTTTCTCCAGAACTCAGGAGTAAGCATAACTATAACAGTGAAAACTTCAAGCCTGCCTATCCACATATTGGCGATCAGCACTAGCTTTCCAATAGCAGGGACAGTACTGAAGTTTGCCATTGGTCCGACCATATTAAAACCCGGACCTATATTGCCAAGAGTTGCTATGGATGCTGTAACGGAACTGGTAAGATCCATTCCAAATATTGAAAGGATGGCAGAGCTTATCAAAAATATCAGGAAGTATATCACAACAAAAGAGATAATCGCATGCATGATGTCAACTGGAACGCTCTTACCATTAAATTTGATAGGCCTCACAGCTTTAGGGTGGATAGCTTTAAAAAGCTCGCTTCGTGCGTATTTCAGCAAAAGGAGAAGACGTACGACCTTTATACCACCTGCAGTAGAACCAGCACAACCACCAATGAACATCATCGCCAGTAAAACAACCTTCCCCGAATCTGTCCACAAGTTGAAGTCAGTGGTCGCGTACCCTGTTGTCGTCAGTATAGAGACAACCTGAAAAATAGCATACCTGAAAGATGTGGGGATAGAATCGGGCGTGTCCCTCCAGAGGATCAATGTCAGAAGGACAGTCGCAAGACCTACGATCACAAAATAAAACTTGAACTCATTATCCTTTAGAAGGCTTTTTTTATCAGAATATAAGGTCTTGTAATGCAAAGCAAAGTTCGCACCTGCAATGAACATAAAAAGCGTGATGATACCTTCGATGAGAGGACTGTTAAAAGCTGCAACACTGTCTGCATAAGGTGAAAAACCGCCACATGCCATCGTAGTAAAAGTATGCGTGCAGGCGTCATAGAAAGACATACCCGCAATGAGCAGTAGAAGAAGCTCAACTACGGAAATGGAAACGTAAACAGTCCAGAGTATCTTTGCGGTTTCCCTTATCCTTGGCTTTAGCTGGTCCTCTTTGGGACCCGGGGCCTCAGCGCGGAACATCTGGCGACCTGCAACTCCAAGCTTTGGGAGAATAGCAATGAACAACATGATAATTCCCATGCCACCAATCCATTGGGTCATACTTCTCCAGAACAGCAGACTTCTTGAATGAGACTCAATGTCTACGAAGACCGTTGCTCCGGTCGTTGTAAACCCTGACATTGACTCGAACAGGGCATTAAGAAAAGTTACTCCGTCGAACATATACGGAATTGAACCAAATAGTGCTGCTGCAAACCATCCAAAAGCAACTATAGCAAAGCCTTCACGTTTCTCCCATTCCCTTTCATCTGATGAAGAATACCTGAATGAAAGTATAGATCCAACGACAGTAGTAAATGAAAACGCGACTGCAAAAGGATATGGAGATTCACCATAATAAAGGGCAACACCAAGAGGTAGTAGCATCATTGGACCAAGAAAACGAAGAAGTAAGCCCAATACATTAAATACGATACCAAAATTCATCAAAACACGCCTATTTAAAATTACTTGAACAATCTTTCGACAGCCTGATGTGCAGAAGGCAATGAGAATATAAGCACACGGTCACCTTCCTTGATAATATAGTTACCGCGAGGTACGAAAGTATCGCCTTTATGAACAACCATACTGACAAGTGCACCTTCAGGGAACTTGACGTTCTTCAAAGGTCTTCCAACTACTTTTGAATTGCTTGATGCAGTATATTCAATGATCTCCGCTTTTTCGCCCTCGATCATGGTCAGGGCTTCAATGCCTGTTCCCATGGTCAGTTTCAATACTTCATTAATGGTAGCTTTCCTTGGACTTACAGCACGATCCACACCTACAAGTTCGAACAGTGGAACATAATCAAGATGATCAGCACGTACAATGACCTTTTTAGAACCAAGCTGCTTTGCAAGCAGAGCACATAACAGATTCTTTTCATCACTATCCGTCACAGAGATAACGACATCCATATCCTGAACACCTTCTTCCTTGAGAAGGTTGATGTCCGTCCCATTGCCTTTCAGAACAAGTACTTTTGGGAGTGCCTCAGCAATGAACTCGCACCTTTCCCGATCCTTTTCGATTATCTTTATAGTTGCATGGCTTTTTTCAATAAGCTTTGCAAGATAGAAACCAACGGTACCTCCACCGATGATCATCACCCTACTGACGTTATCCTCATGACCCGCAAAGAGACTTCCCACATTAGCCATGGCATCCGATTTTCCGATGACAACAACATGATCAGCACTATGTATGACATCATCCCCATGAGGAATAATAATGTCGGATTGCCTGTAAATAGCACTCACAATGCAGCAATCAGAAAGATCTAGGTCCTTCATATTCTTGTCCACAAGATCGCTTT
Proteins encoded in this region:
- the cofC gene encoding 2-phospho-L-lactate guanylyltransferase, translating into MRAVIPYKKENAKSRLSPVLSQTEREEFVELMLRDVVSSLNSAGITKIDILTTSSEGVPDDLDIDLIVTDPGLNASINSYLQNVDEPTMIIMADLPLVRSSHIKKIVSYPEDVVIVPGKGGGTNILFIRQPNDFTVKYHGCSFISHYEITEDLGKSIRIFDSFLASIDIDEPHDIVELLLYGNGLSKEYAEKRFCAETGKGRVKISSLSKLSDFI
- the cutA gene encoding divalent-cation tolerance protein CutA gives rise to the protein MQHIIVYITAGNMDEARMLGKELVSRRLAACANIYPINSIYRWNDEMVEDNEVALMLKTTSERFEEIKETVVSLHSYELPCIISWEINGENKYLHWISDEIRKL
- a CDS encoding 4Fe-4S binding protein, which translates into the protein MSIIINKYKCGYCGACVGVCPTGALELIETWIEVDNKCTGCGICQKICPLGAIEVDR
- a CDS encoding NAD(P)/FAD-dependent oxidoreductase, with product MKKEYDLIVVGAGPGGSIAAKTAAKEGLDVLLIEKRQEIGDPIRCAEGVGKYNLKQHIEPDPRWICADLKGSRIFSPDGTEIEMAEEIAGGEVGYVLERKIFDRALANESAIAGAEVMVKTRATDLIIENETVCGIKLMHMGEEYEVRSKIVIGADGVESKVGRWAGIDTSVKPADIETCAQYLVSNANIDQEFCYFYLGNEIAPAGYIWLFPKGGNKANVGIGILGSKSGENRPIDLLNEFIEKNMPDAKIIEMAVGGVPVSGSMDRTIANGLMLVGDAARQSDPITGGGIINAMDAGKIAGEIAVKAIKKGDYSTTTLQEYEELWRETIGREIDNSLVVKETFVNFTDDDLNSLANSLKNVNFTSMSLMDLLLALFKANKKLLWDLRGLFKDIVKNDIDFKYRS
- a CDS encoding TrkH family potassium uptake protein; amino-acid sequence: MNFGIVFNVLGLLLRFLGPMMLLPLGVALYYGESPYPFAVAFSFTTVVGSILSFRYSSSDEREWEKREGFAIVAFGWFAAALFGSIPYMFDGVTFLNALFESMSGFTTTGATVFVDIESHSRSLLFWRSMTQWIGGMGIIMLFIAILPKLGVAGRQMFRAEAPGPKEDQLKPRIRETAKILWTVYVSISVVELLLLLIAGMSFYDACTHTFTTMACGGFSPYADSVAAFNSPLIEGIITLFMFIAGANFALHYKTLYSDKKSLLKDNEFKFYFVIVGLATVLLTLILWRDTPDSIPTSFRYAIFQVVSILTTTGYATTDFNLWTDSGKVVLLAMMFIGGCAGSTAGGIKVVRLLLLLKYARSELFKAIHPKAVRPIKFNGKSVPVDIMHAIISFVVIYFLIFLISSAILSIFGMDLTSSVTASIATLGNIGPGFNMVGPMANFSTVPAIGKLVLIANMWIGRLEVFTVIVMLTPEFWRK
- the trkA gene encoding Trk system potassium transporter TrkA, whose amino-acid sequence is MKIIIVGAGEVGYHIASSLYLNNDVIVIDNDEDACARADELDVQVIHGNGANISILGQVINDADLLVAVTGSDEVNIVACTAAKLLAPSYRPFKTMSRVTNPDYIDRPIATRTQIGIDVMICPELSLASEVAEILSIPSAIDAEIFADGKIKMMEFVVSEESDLVDKNMKDLDLSDCCIVSAIYRQSDIIIPHGDDVIHSADHVVVIGKSDAMANVGSLFAGHEDNVSRVMIIGGGTVGFYLAKLIEKSHATIKIIEKDRERCEFIAEALPKVLVLKGNGTDINLLKEEGVQDMDVVISVTDSDEKNLLCALLAKQLGSKKVIVRADHLDYVPLFELVGVDRAVSPRKATINEVLKLTMGTGIEALTMIEGEKAEIIEYTASSNSKVVGRPLKNVKFPEGALVSMVVHKGDTFVPRGNYIIKEGDRVLIFSLPSAHQAVERLFK